Part of the Bacteroidota bacterium genome, TTGCTTTCCGGTAGCTTCAATTACCCGGTCACATAATTTTCCTGAAGTCAATTCCTTTACCAGTTCTATTGTTTTTGTATTTCCTTGGAGTTGAATAACTTCATCTGCCCCGCATTGTTTGGCAACATTTAGAGAATAAGGCCTTTTAGAGAATGCTAATACCCTTGCGCCTGCGGCTTTTGCTAACTGAATTATCAAAGCACCCAGAAATCCTGCTCCAATTACTGCCACTGTGTGACCTGGCTTTATATCGCTTCTCCTGAAAACATTCATAGCACAACCAAGCGTTTCACCTGGAAAATCGATGTCGTTTAATTCTTTTGGTAGCCTTATCGCATTTTGCATATTTACTTTATCGTATACTGCAAAACTGTTGTTTGTTAATGCCGCTATTCGATCACCCGTTTTGAAAGTGTTTACTTTGGAGCCTGTAAAAACAATTTTCCCCCAACTCTCATGACCTGGATTGCCTGCCATTAAGGGATAATCAAATCGATTCCTTCCTTGAAAGAGGGGTAAACTGGATGAACAAACTCCACATCCTTCTACCTGAAAAACAATTTCATCAGGTTTAGGCATAGGAACAGGAACGTTTTTTATAGTGAATTTTCCAGGCTTTTCAAGGATTGCTGCTTGCATTAAACCTGTTTTACTATAAATTGTGCTGGTTTTAGTATTGCATTCTTCTGGTAATAATGTGTTCATCTTATTCATTCCTTTATTGGTGGTTCACTAATTTCTGCTTTATTATTGCGGCAATCTGATTATACAATAATTCAAAACCTGTTTCATGGCTGTTTTTGGCATCCAGCTTTTGCAAGTTCAAATTTCCTAATATCAGACACATAATATTTTGATCTTCTTCTCTCCATGGGCTATAGCTGATATCGATTTCATTTTTGCTTATTTTAGAAATCATTTCAAGTAAAGCAATCAAACCTGGCTGAATTACGAATTCCTCCAACATTATTAAATGCCTGACCACTAACGTTGTTTACGTTTTCCTGAGTCAAGACTATGGCTTCAACCAGATCATCAATAAACATATCTTTTACCTGTTTGCCATCCCCATAAATTCTTGCTTATTAATATATCACATAAATGAGAACCAATAAATCCAGCCCCACCAGTAATAAGTACCTTTTCTTTCATTGAATGCTATTTTGGTATTTATGGTTACGGCCTTTATATCTCTTAATGCCTGTCAAAATTGATATCCTACTATTTTTACTTTGTCTGCTTTTTTGTAACAGAATTTAGGTAATTAAATTTGTCCGGCAAATAGAAGACCGAAATTACCATCAAGGCTACAAAAGCTATTAAACCTCCCATTAAATAGGAAAATTTTAAAAGGCATTATATTTTTAAACCAAACACTAGGGCAAATAATGGGTATGGTTTTCTACAATTTGGGGAATTCTTTATTAGGTGAATTTCTGGCTCTTTTTATACAGGCTAAAAAAGTTTTTCTAAATCCTGTGTTTTTGAAATTTTTGGATTTTGAATTCTTTTTTTTATTGACTAAATTAGATTGTACCTTTTTTTAAAGCAAGTTGAATTTATGGAATACAAAATTGATAATGCAAAAAGCAACATTTTATGGAAAGCTTATCAGCCCAAGAATT contains:
- a CDS encoding zinc-binding dehydrogenase, whose product is MQAAILEKPGKFTIKNVPVPMPKPDEIVFQVEGCGVCSSSLPLFQGRNRFDYPLMAGNPGHESWGKIVFTGSKVNTFKTGDRIAALTNNSFAVYDKVNMQNAIRLPKELNDIDFPGETLGCAMNVFRRSDIKPGHTVAVIGAGFLGALIIQLAKAAGARVLAFSKRPYSLNVAKQCGADEVIQLQGNTKTIELVKELTSGKLCDRVIEATGKQFPLDLSGELTKERGKLIIAGFHQDEIRKVNIELWNLRGLDVINAHEREPQMFLKGMREAVDAVMSGKMRTKELYTHEFDLKEINQAFDLLIQRPEGYLKCLIKMD
- a CDS encoding NAD-dependent epimerase/dehydratase family protein; its protein translation is MKEKVLITGGAGFIGSHLCDILISKNLWGWQTGKRYVY